A window of the Sardina pilchardus chromosome 21, fSarPil1.1, whole genome shotgun sequence genome harbors these coding sequences:
- the ccdc85b gene encoding coiled-coil domain-containing protein 85B, producing the protein MGSDSEIFNRELSKMSDEDLLACSKEELVSRLRKEETDKMSALIQRGRLIKEVNKQLQGHLLEIRELKVINQRLQEENQELRDLCCFLDDDRLKVKKLAREWQLFGHHAAKVMREDLGGYLKKLADLERMQDGLVKENLDLKELCLVLEEECVSRSDSSPGGSTELNLPCMVARDLGDGSSSTGSVGSPDQLHLVCSPDD; encoded by the coding sequence ATGGGGAGCGACAGTGAAATTTTCAACAGAGAGTTGTCAAAGATGTCTGACGAGGACTTGCTTGCCTGCTCAAAAGAGGAGCTAGTAAGCAGACTGCGTAAAGAGGAGACCGATAAGATGTCAGCTCTTATACAGCGTGGTCGACTCATTAAAGAGGTAAATAAACAATTGCAGGGGCATCTTCTCGAAATCAGGGAGCTGAAAGTCATCAATCAGCGCCTGCAAGAGGAAAACCAGGAGCTGcgtgatttgtgttgtttcctgGACGATGACCGGCTCAAGGTGAAGAAATTGGCACGAGAATGGCAACTATTTGGCCATCATGCAGCGAAGGTAATGCGGGAAGATCTGGGTGGGTACCTAAAGAAACTCGCCGATTTGGAGCGCATGCAAGACGGGCTAGTCAAGGAAAACCTAGACCTGAAAGAACTTTGTTTGGTGCTTGAAGAAGAATGTGTCAGCCGAAGTGACTCTAGTCCTGGAGGGTCCACCGAGCTGAATCTACCTTGCATGGTGGCCCGGGACTTAGGCGATGGCAGCTCCAGCACCGGGAGCGTGGGGAGCCCGGACCAGCTCCACTTGGTCTGCTCACCTGATGACTGA